One region of Pseudomonas glycinae genomic DNA includes:
- the rtcA gene encoding RNA 3'-terminal phosphate cyclase — MKQDVIELDGAIGGGQVLRSALSLSMVTGQAFRIERTRARRSRPGLLRQHLTAVMAAAQVCGAKVQGAELGSQTLSFEPGPIRGGDYRFAIGTAGSCTLVLQTLLPALLLAPQASRVRISGGTHNPLAPPTDFLSRSWLPLLRRMGAEVELTLLRHGFVPAGGGEVDVSVQPSKLSALHLCERGLPLSRQAFALTAGLAPSVGLRELDRVARRLNMASTELNAVILDPACGPGNVLLLEYAFEHVTEVFSAFGQASLRSEKVADAAIDQAADWLHSGAAVGEHLADQLLLPMVLAGGGSFTTPRMTEHLHSNISVIQRFVPIVIQCREEGTDRLKVEVCAREQ, encoded by the coding sequence ATGAAACAGGACGTTATTGAACTGGACGGCGCCATCGGCGGTGGCCAGGTGTTGCGCAGTGCATTGAGTCTGTCGATGGTGACGGGCCAGGCGTTTCGCATTGAGCGGACTCGGGCCCGGCGCAGTCGTCCGGGCCTGTTGCGCCAGCATCTGACCGCCGTGATGGCGGCAGCGCAGGTCTGCGGTGCGAAGGTCCAAGGGGCTGAACTGGGCTCACAGACATTGAGCTTCGAGCCAGGGCCGATTCGTGGCGGCGATTATCGCTTTGCCATTGGCACCGCCGGCAGTTGCACGCTGGTGTTGCAGACCTTGCTGCCCGCCTTGTTGCTGGCGCCGCAAGCCAGCCGCGTGCGGATCAGCGGCGGCACGCATAATCCGCTGGCGCCACCGACCGACTTTCTCAGTCGCAGCTGGCTACCGTTGCTGCGACGCATGGGCGCGGAGGTTGAACTGACGTTGCTGCGCCACGGGTTTGTACCGGCGGGTGGCGGTGAAGTCGACGTCAGCGTGCAACCATCGAAACTGTCAGCACTGCACTTGTGTGAGCGCGGCTTGCCGCTCTCGCGACAGGCGTTCGCGCTGACGGCCGGGCTGGCGCCAAGTGTCGGTTTACGCGAGCTCGACCGGGTGGCGCGTCGATTGAACATGGCTTCAACAGAATTGAACGCCGTCATCCTTGATCCGGCCTGTGGCCCGGGCAACGTGTTGCTGCTGGAATATGCGTTTGAACACGTCACGGAGGTTTTCAGCGCTTTCGGTCAGGCTTCACTGCGTTCTGAGAAGGTGGCGGACGCCGCTATCGATCAGGCAGCCGATTGGTTGCACAGCGGTGCAGCGGTGGGAGAGCATCTGGCGGACCAGTTGCTGTTGCCGATGGTGCTGGCCGGAGGTGGATCGTTTACCACGCCCAGGATGACCGAGCATTTGCACAGCAATATCTCGGTAATCCAGCGTTTTGTCCCGATCGTCATCCAGTGCCGGGAAGAAGGCACAGACCGATTGAAGGTTGAAGTCTGCGCCCGGGAGCAATAG
- a CDS encoding nucleotidyltransferase domain-containing protein has protein sequence MKFEERHPLCNTMRARVLEELTRIERERNVTVLYACESGSRAWGFASPDSDYDVRFVYVEKPEWFVQVDAPSDVIERPLDDELDVSGWELRKTLGLLRKSNPTLLEWLDSPLVYRSETAAVSQLRALAEAFYSPPAARNHYLSMAKKTFRGYLQGESVRFKKYFYVLRPLLAVRWIDQGRGRPPMTFSDLLSTVDDRALLDEVDELLALKRNADESAYGPRRPALHAFIEAELERAVPTLPRTREDSRQLDRYLRETVGLYA, from the coding sequence ATGAAATTCGAAGAACGTCACCCGCTGTGCAACACCATGCGCGCCCGGGTACTGGAAGAACTGACGCGCATAGAGCGCGAACGCAATGTCACAGTGCTGTATGCCTGCGAATCGGGCAGCCGGGCCTGGGGATTTGCCTCGCCGGACAGTGATTACGATGTGCGCTTCGTTTATGTGGAGAAACCGGAGTGGTTCGTCCAGGTCGATGCACCAAGTGATGTGATCGAGCGCCCGCTGGATGACGAGCTGGATGTCAGTGGCTGGGAGTTGCGCAAGACCCTCGGGCTGTTGCGCAAATCCAACCCGACCTTGCTCGAATGGCTCGACTCCCCGCTGGTTTATCGCAGCGAGACTGCAGCGGTTTCTCAGCTGCGGGCACTGGCCGAGGCGTTCTACAGCCCGCCAGCCGCGCGCAATCATTATCTGTCGATGGCGAAGAAGACCTTCCGTGGTTATCTGCAAGGCGAAAGCGTGCGGTTCAAAAAGTACTTTTACGTACTGCGGCCGCTGCTGGCGGTGCGCTGGATCGATCAGGGGCGAGGTCGGCCGCCGATGACGTTCAGCGATCTGCTGAGTACCGTCGATGACCGAGCCTTGCTCGATGAAGTTGATGAACTGCTCGCGCTCAAGCGCAATGCCGATGAGAGCGCATACGGTCCTCGTCGTCCGGCGCTGCATGCGTTCATCGAGGCGGAGCTTGAGCGTGCGGTGCCGACATTGCCCAGAACCCGGGAGGATTCGCGGCAGCTCGATCGATACCTGCGGGAAACCGTTGGTCTGTACGCCTAA
- a CDS encoding RtcB family protein → MKEHTYQLLEVANGKPIKLWTEGVPVENEAREQLMNTAKMPFIFKHLAVMPDVHLGKGSTIGSVIPTVGAIIPAAVGVDIGCGMIAARTSLTAADLPDNLHGLRSAIEQAVPHGRSSTRSRRDKGAWDEIPQQADQAWAALNPRFKAITDKYPKLANTNNRGHLGTLGSGNHFIEVCLDEANRVWFMLHSGSRGVGNAIGNLFIQMAQADMRQHIANLPDRDLAYFEEGSRHFDDYVEAVGWAQDFAKQNRALMMQAVIQATRQIIRKPFEVALEAVNCHHNYVQKERHFGEDILVTRKGAVSAKKGELGIIPGSMGAKSFIVRGLGNEESFCSCSHGAGRTMSRTKAKNTFTVEDQIRATAHVECRKDAAVIDEIPMAYKDIDKVMHAQRELVEVLHTLRQVVCVKG, encoded by the coding sequence ATGAAAGAACACACTTACCAACTGCTGGAAGTCGCCAACGGCAAACCGATCAAGCTCTGGACCGAAGGCGTCCCGGTGGAAAACGAAGCGCGCGAGCAGTTGATGAACACGGCGAAGATGCCCTTCATCTTCAAGCATCTGGCGGTCATGCCGGACGTCCATCTGGGCAAGGGCTCGACCATCGGCAGCGTGATTCCCACGGTCGGCGCGATCATCCCGGCTGCGGTCGGGGTGGACATCGGTTGCGGCATGATTGCCGCGCGAACCTCGCTGACGGCGGCCGATCTGCCGGACAACCTGCATGGTCTGCGCAGTGCCATCGAACAAGCGGTGCCCCATGGCCGCAGTTCGACCCGCTCGCGCCGCGACAAAGGCGCCTGGGACGAGATTCCGCAACAGGCCGATCAGGCCTGGGCGGCGCTGAATCCACGGTTCAAGGCGATCACCGACAAGTACCCGAAACTGGCCAACACCAACAACCGCGGGCATCTCGGAACACTGGGCAGCGGTAATCATTTCATCGAAGTGTGCCTGGACGAGGCCAACCGGGTCTGGTTCATGTTGCACAGCGGCTCGCGCGGTGTCGGCAACGCCATCGGCAACCTGTTCATCCAGATGGCCCAGGCGGATATGCGTCAGCACATCGCCAACCTGCCGGATCGTGATCTGGCGTACTTCGAAGAAGGCAGTCGGCATTTCGACGATTACGTCGAAGCCGTGGGCTGGGCCCAGGATTTCGCCAAACAGAACCGTGCGCTGATGATGCAAGCGGTGATTCAGGCCACGCGGCAGATTATCCGCAAACCGTTTGAAGTGGCGCTGGAGGCAGTGAACTGCCACCACAACTACGTGCAGAAAGAGCGGCATTTCGGTGAGGACATTCTGGTCACCCGCAAAGGCGCGGTGTCAGCGAAGAAGGGCGAGTTGGGGATCATTCCCGGTTCGATGGGCGCCAAGAGTTTCATCGTGCGCGGTCTGGGCAACGAAGAATCGTTTTGCTCCTGCAGCCACGGTGCCGGCCGGACCATGAGCCGAACCAAGGCCAAAAACACCTTCACCGTCGAAGACCAGATCCGCGCCACCGCGCACGTCGAATGTCGCAAGGACGCTGCGGTGATCGATGAAATTCCGATGGCCTACAAGGATATCGACAAAGTCATGCACGCCCAGCGTGAGCTGGTTGAGGTGCTGCACACCCTGCGTCAGGTGGTGTGCGTCAAGGGATAA
- a CDS encoding TROVE domain-containing protein, with the protein MANFNLFNTQSKNLPACDTLNASGAAAYAYTPKHQLAQLAVTGCLNSTFYASAQSQLDQVLKLVAELDSRFVANAALYARQKGHMKDMPALLLAALAAQRSALVPEVFGQVVDSGKMLRNFVQILRSGATGRRSLGSQPKRLVQNWLNSATERQLLQASIGNQPSLADVLKMVHPKPSEAWREAFFAWVIGKSVDAQALPALTRDLLAFRSGASDQLPEVPFQLLGNETLSKEQWAAQARNMGWQGLRINLNTLARHGAFEVPGCTEYVAARLADPEAVAKARVYPYQLLAAYRMVGDDVPALIREALQDALELSLTNVPKLQGAVVVCPDVSGSMGSPLTGYRQGATTAVRCIDVAALITAAVLRKQPTARVMPFEWKVVDITLNPRDSVISNAEKLAGIFGGGTCCSAPLKKLADSKARLDTLIMVSDNESWIDARRQGASETMLQWERIKRINPQARLVCIDLQPGWATPAADRDDILNVGGFSDAVFDVIEQFTAGRYGPQHWVEAIERMG; encoded by the coding sequence ATGGCCAACTTCAACCTCTTCAACACGCAATCGAAAAACCTGCCGGCGTGCGACACCTTGAATGCTTCCGGGGCTGCGGCTTATGCCTACACGCCCAAGCATCAACTGGCCCAGCTGGCAGTCACCGGTTGCCTGAATTCGACCTTTTACGCATCCGCTCAAAGTCAGTTGGATCAGGTGTTGAAGCTGGTGGCAGAGCTGGACAGCCGCTTCGTGGCGAATGCCGCTCTTTATGCTCGCCAGAAGGGCCATATGAAAGACATGCCGGCCTTGTTGCTGGCGGCGCTGGCGGCTCAGCGCTCGGCGCTGGTGCCGGAGGTGTTCGGGCAGGTCGTGGACAGCGGCAAGATGCTGCGCAATTTCGTGCAGATCCTGCGCAGTGGCGCCACCGGTCGCCGCTCCCTCGGCTCCCAACCCAAGCGTCTGGTGCAGAACTGGCTGAACAGCGCGACCGAGCGACAGCTTTTGCAGGCATCGATCGGCAATCAGCCTTCGCTGGCAGATGTGCTGAAGATGGTTCACCCAAAACCGTCCGAGGCCTGGCGCGAAGCGTTTTTCGCCTGGGTGATCGGCAAATCGGTGGATGCACAGGCGTTGCCCGCACTGACTCGCGATTTGCTGGCTTTTCGCAGCGGTGCGAGTGATCAATTGCCTGAAGTGCCTTTTCAATTGCTCGGTAACGAAACATTGAGCAAGGAGCAATGGGCGGCTCAGGCACGAAATATGGGATGGCAGGGCCTGCGCATCAACCTCAATACGCTGGCGCGCCACGGTGCTTTTGAAGTACCGGGTTGCACCGAATACGTGGCCGCGCGGTTGGCGGATCCTGAAGCCGTTGCGAAGGCGCGGGTGTATCCGTACCAGTTGCTGGCGGCGTACCGGATGGTCGGCGATGACGTGCCGGCGCTGATACGCGAGGCTTTGCAGGATGCGCTGGAGCTGTCATTGACCAATGTGCCGAAGCTGCAAGGTGCGGTGGTGGTTTGCCCGGATGTTTCCGGCTCGATGGGGAGCCCGCTGACCGGTTATCGTCAGGGCGCGACCACCGCGGTGCGCTGCATCGATGTGGCGGCGCTGATTACGGCGGCGGTGTTGCGCAAACAACCGACGGCGCGGGTGATGCCGTTCGAATGGAAGGTGGTGGATATCACTCTCAACCCGCGCGACAGTGTGATCAGCAATGCCGAAAAGCTTGCGGGCATTTTCGGCGGCGGAACCTGCTGCTCGGCGCCGTTGAAGAAACTGGCGGACAGCAAGGCCAGACTCGATACGCTGATCATGGTGTCGGACAACGAATCCTGGATCGATGCGCGACGCCAGGGCGCCAGCGAGACGATGCTGCAATGGGAACGGATAAAGCGGATCAACCCCCAGGCACGTCTGGTCTGCATTGACCTGCAACCGGGCTGGGCGACACCGGCGGCGGATCGTGACGACATCCTGAATGTCGGCGGTTTCAGTGACGCGGTGTTTGATGTGATCGAGCAGTTCACTGCCGGTCGGTATGGGCCGCAGCACTGGGTCGAAGCGATTGAACGCATGGGGTGA
- the rtcR gene encoding RNA repair transcriptional activator RtcR — MSNKRTVAIGFIGATLDRVGKGANRWNHWRPSVGLCQQPDVLIHRLELIHGTDARDASLAERIREDIRQVSPDTEVRLHPMALRNPWDFEEVYGALHDFTSEYTFDTEREDYLVHITTGTHVAQICWFLLTEARYLPARLIQTSPARRKNEEEPASGTHALIDLDLSRYDRIASRFTHKRLEGLEFLKSGIATRNTAFNRSIEQIERVAVRSKAPMLLIGPTGAGKSFLARRIYELKRSRHQMQGRFVEVNCATLRGDGAMSALFGHVKGAFTGAQNARDGLLRAADGGMLFLDEIGELGADEQAMLLKAIEEKRFFPLGSDKEVDSDFLIIAGTHRDLRSRVAEGLFREDLYARINLWTFDLPGLAGRREDIEPNIDFELERHAREYGQLVRFNLEARRRYLSFASSREAAWLGNFRELSASITRMATLADSGRIDEAQVEEEIDRLRYAWGLAQPASATTDLPGDADTLDLFDRLQLKAVLEVCKQADSLSDAGRRLFGVSRQAKAQPNDADRLRKYLGRFGIEWSQLREQ; from the coding sequence ATGTCCAACAAGCGCACTGTCGCCATCGGTTTCATAGGCGCCACCCTCGATCGAGTAGGCAAAGGCGCCAACCGCTGGAACCATTGGCGGCCTAGCGTGGGCCTGTGCCAGCAGCCGGATGTCTTGATCCATCGACTGGAACTGATACACGGCACGGACGCCCGGGACGCGAGCCTGGCCGAACGCATTCGCGAGGACATCCGTCAGGTATCGCCGGACACAGAGGTACGCCTGCACCCGATGGCGTTGCGCAACCCCTGGGATTTCGAAGAGGTCTACGGCGCACTTCACGACTTCACCTCCGAATACACCTTCGATACCGAGCGTGAGGACTATCTGGTACACATCACCACGGGGACCCACGTCGCGCAGATCTGCTGGTTCTTGCTGACCGAGGCGCGCTATTTACCGGCACGCCTGATCCAGACGTCGCCCGCCCGCCGCAAAAACGAAGAAGAACCGGCCAGCGGCACCCACGCCCTGATCGACCTTGATCTGTCGCGCTACGACCGGATTGCCTCGCGCTTCACCCACAAACGTCTGGAAGGCCTGGAGTTTCTCAAGTCCGGCATCGCCACTCGCAACACCGCGTTCAACCGTTCCATCGAGCAGATCGAACGCGTGGCCGTGCGCTCCAAAGCGCCGATGCTGCTGATCGGCCCGACCGGCGCCGGCAAGTCCTTTCTCGCCCGACGCATTTACGAGCTCAAACGCAGTCGCCATCAAATGCAGGGACGTTTCGTTGAAGTCAACTGCGCCACCCTGCGTGGCGACGGGGCAATGTCCGCGCTGTTCGGCCACGTCAAAGGCGCCTTTACCGGCGCACAAAACGCCCGCGACGGCCTGCTGCGGGCCGCTGACGGCGGCATGTTGTTTCTCGACGAGATCGGCGAACTGGGGGCAGATGAACAAGCGATGCTGCTCAAGGCCATCGAAGAGAAGCGCTTCTTCCCGCTGGGCTCGGACAAGGAAGTCGACAGCGACTTCCTGATCATCGCCGGCACCCACCGCGACCTGCGCAGTCGCGTCGCCGAAGGTCTGTTCCGGGAAGATCTCTACGCACGGATCAACCTCTGGACGTTCGACCTGCCAGGCTTGGCCGGACGCCGCGAAGACATCGAACCCAATATCGATTTCGAGCTTGAACGTCACGCACGCGAATACGGCCAACTGGTGCGTTTCAATCTTGAAGCCCGACGGCGCTACCTGAGTTTCGCCAGCTCACGGGAGGCTGCGTGGCTGGGCAACTTCCGCGAACTCTCGGCCTCGATCACGCGCATGGCGACGCTGGCCGACAGCGGGCGAATCGATGAAGCGCAAGTGGAAGAGGAAATTGACCGGCTGCGGTATGCGTGGGGGCTGGCGCAACCGGCCAGTGCGACGACTGACCTGCCAGGCGATGCCGACACGCTGGATCTGTTCGATCGATTGCAATTGAAGGCGGTACTGGAGGTTTGCAAACAGGCAGACAGCTTGTCGGATGCCGGCAGGCGACTGTTCGGCGTGTCGCGACAGGCCAAGGCGCAGCCCAACGATGCGGACCGATTGAGGAAGTACCTCGGACGGTTCGGCATTGAATGGAGCCAGTTGCGAGAGCAGTGA